One Cynocephalus volans isolate mCynVol1 chromosome 5, mCynVol1.pri, whole genome shotgun sequence DNA window includes the following coding sequences:
- the MRPS18B gene encoding small ribosomal subunit protein mS40 encodes MAASVLSMPLRRLPILLPFRSAYGVQVPLQTLCTKAPPEKDSLSPVPISPYENEPWKYLDSEEYQNRYGSRPVWADYRRNHKGGVPPQQTRKTCIRKNKVAGNPCPICRDHKLHVDFRNVKLLEQFVCAHTGIIFHASYTGVCRKQHKRLTQAVQKARDHGLLSYHIPQVEPRDMDFSTSHGAVSATPPAPTLVSGDPWYPWYNWKQPPEKELSRLRRLYQGHLQEETGPPPESMPKVPPTTPAEASSTEQTAP; translated from the exons ATGGCGGCCTCCGTATTGAGCATGCCGCTGAGGCGGCTTCCTATCCTTTTGCCCTTCAGAAGTGCCTACGGAGTTCAG GTTCCCCTCCAGACTCTCTGCACCAAAGCCCCCCCTGAGAAAGATTCTTTGTCCCCGGTTCCCATTTCCCCTTATGAGAATGAACCTTGGAAATATCTGGACTCAGAAG AATACCAGAACCGCTATGGTTCTCGCCCTGTATGGGCTGATTACCGCCGCAACCACAAAGGTGGTGTACCCCCACAACAGACTCGGAAGACATGTATT CGTAAGAATAAAGTTGCTGGGAATCCCTGCCCCATCTGCCGGGATCACAAGTTACATGTCGACTTTAGG AACGTGAAGCTCTTGGAGCAGTTTGTCTGTGCCCACACGGGTATCATCTTCCATGCTTCCTACACAG GGGTCTGTAGGAAGCAGCACAAGAGGTTGACCCAAGCCGTACAGAAAGCCAGGGATCATG GTCTCCTCAGTTACCACATTCCCCAGGTTGAACCCCGGGACATGGACTTCAGTACCTCTCATGGAGCTGTGAGTGCTACtccaccagcccccaccctggtTTCAGGCGACCCCTGGTACCCATGGTACAACTGGAAACAGCCACCAGAGAAAGAACTGTCCCGCCTTCGCCGGCTCTATCAGGGCCATCTCCAGGAAGAGACTGGCCCCCCACCTGAGTCCATGCCTAAGGTGCCCCCCACAACACCAGCTGAAGCCTCCTCCACTGAGCAGACAGCCCCCTAG